A single window of Bradyrhizobium daqingense DNA harbors:
- a CDS encoding ABC transporter substrate-binding protein, producing the protein MRVTGKLLFVLIAALTSLGAMSLQRTDQPATDKEIRIGNVMPYSGPLSEFGAIGQAEAAYFDMINARGGINGRKIRFITRDDNSDPATALELTRNLVETDNVDLMFGSFGTPGNLATRWYLNEKKIPQLFVASGDEELSQPGAFPWTMGWQPSLRSEGRIYANYIQAYYPRKKIVVLWQNDQFGRMLYKGIQEGLGDLNRHVLVDIAFDIADEHLDGHVSILKRSGADIFVFLGVPSTASKVIKLAASMKWRPVFIVNDSSATIANAMAPAGLENSAGVVSAAFLKDPSDPAWKDDPAMKDWFAFMDKYHQVESTNNSAAVYGYAAAEALTQVLRQCGDDVSRENIMRQAASLRNHRPSLALPDIRMNTSPHNYLPIKQMRLVQFDGRSWQPFGDVIETAFTEGVAR; encoded by the coding sequence ATGCGCGTCACCGGCAAACTGTTGTTCGTCTTGATCGCTGCATTGACCTCGCTCGGGGCGATGTCGCTGCAACGTACGGACCAACCCGCGACCGACAAGGAAATCCGCATCGGCAATGTCATGCCGTATTCGGGGCCACTCTCGGAGTTCGGGGCCATCGGCCAAGCCGAGGCCGCCTATTTCGACATGATCAACGCGCGTGGCGGCATCAACGGCCGCAAGATCCGCTTCATCACGCGCGACGACAATTCCGATCCGGCGACGGCGCTGGAGCTGACGCGCAACCTGGTCGAGACCGATAACGTGGATCTGATGTTCGGCTCGTTCGGCACGCCCGGCAACCTCGCCACGCGCTGGTATCTCAACGAGAAGAAGATCCCGCAGCTGTTCGTCGCCTCCGGCGACGAGGAGCTGAGCCAGCCGGGAGCGTTTCCCTGGACCATGGGCTGGCAGCCCTCGTTGCGGTCGGAAGGACGCATCTACGCCAACTACATCCAGGCCTATTATCCCCGGAAGAAGATCGTGGTGCTCTGGCAGAACGACCAGTTCGGCCGCATGCTCTACAAGGGCATTCAGGAAGGTCTCGGCGATCTGAACCGTCACGTCCTCGTCGACATCGCCTTCGACATCGCCGACGAGCATCTCGACGGGCACGTCTCGATCCTCAAGCGCTCGGGCGCCGACATCTTCGTCTTTCTCGGCGTGCCCTCGACGGCCTCCAAGGTGATCAAGCTGGCGGCGTCGATGAAATGGCGTCCAGTCTTCATCGTGAACGATTCCTCGGCCACCATCGCCAACGCGATGGCGCCGGCGGGCCTGGAAAATTCGGCAGGAGTCGTCTCCGCGGCCTTTCTGAAGGATCCGAGCGACCCCGCCTGGAAGGACGATCCAGCCATGAAGGACTGGTTCGCTTTCATGGACAAGTATCATCAGGTCGAAAGCACCAACAACAGTGCCGCCGTCTACGGCTATGCCGCGGCCGAGGCGCTCACCCAGGTATTGAGGCAATGCGGCGACGATGTCTCGCGCGAGAACATCATGCGCCAGGCGGCGTCGCTGAGGAATCATCGCCCCTCCCTTGCCCTGCCCGACATCAGGATGAACACCTCGCCCCACAACTATCTGCCGATCAAGCAGATGCGCCTGGTGCAATTCGACGGCCGGTCGTGGCAGCCTTTTGGGGATGTAATCGAGACGGCGTTCACGGAAGGCGTGGCAAGGTGA
- a CDS encoding DUF4153 domain-containing protein, whose product MTSLASTSTTDIQPIRPSALSAKLAMALLLAALADWLFYGQRIGLSLAIFATAIACASLLANLATLNLRRAAIGGAIVALGLVPVVEQLNTLSFLISIAALLVALLLATNPETTGLPDRARALRSFVLFGFLRFFPEALQVLNWSAFTRGIALWLLPMILSGVFIALFAAANPVIEQWVSLLNPKLILEYVSVRRVLFWSLMLALVWPFIHVRWRSKKAAVASATDAAGSEPRAPLVPVELLGPSIVLRSLILFNLLFAAQSILDGIYLWGHAALPDNLTYAAYAHRGAYPLIATALLAAAFVLVAMRPGGPAEKSKVIRPLVYLWVGQNVLLVASSIRRLDLYVDIYMLTYWRIAAFIWMGLVALGLILIVARIVLDRSNQWLVGANLIALTIVLYGCSLVNFDAFIADYNVAHSREVSGKGVQIDIDYLMTLGPQAVPAIDKALALRPAAREGCLVPRRDRLVEQQRQDLAWRSWSFRDWRLQRRLDAQAKARTGSQPAS is encoded by the coding sequence ATGACCAGCCTGGCTTCGACCTCGACGACGGACATCCAACCGATCAGGCCTTCCGCGCTGTCGGCCAAGCTCGCCATGGCGCTGCTGCTCGCCGCGCTCGCCGACTGGCTCTTCTACGGCCAGCGGATCGGGCTGTCGCTGGCGATCTTTGCGACGGCGATCGCCTGTGCCTCGCTGCTCGCCAATCTTGCGACGCTCAATCTTCGACGCGCGGCAATCGGAGGTGCGATCGTCGCGCTCGGCCTGGTGCCGGTCGTGGAGCAGCTCAACACGCTCTCGTTCCTGATCTCCATCGCGGCGCTGCTCGTCGCCCTGCTGCTCGCGACCAATCCGGAGACGACCGGGCTTCCAGACCGCGCCCGCGCACTCCGAAGCTTCGTTCTGTTCGGCTTCTTGCGGTTCTTCCCGGAAGCGCTCCAGGTCCTGAATTGGTCGGCCTTCACCCGTGGCATCGCGCTCTGGCTGCTGCCGATGATCCTGAGCGGGGTGTTCATCGCGCTGTTCGCGGCGGCCAATCCGGTCATCGAACAATGGGTGTCCCTGCTCAATCCGAAGCTCATCCTGGAATATGTCAGTGTGCGGCGCGTGCTGTTCTGGAGCTTGATGCTGGCGCTGGTCTGGCCTTTCATCCATGTGCGATGGCGGAGCAAGAAGGCTGCCGTTGCGAGCGCAACCGATGCCGCTGGATCAGAGCCTCGGGCGCCGCTCGTCCCGGTCGAACTCCTGGGCCCCTCCATCGTCCTGCGCTCGCTGATCCTGTTCAACCTGCTGTTCGCGGCGCAATCGATCCTCGACGGCATCTATCTCTGGGGCCATGCGGCACTGCCCGACAATCTGACCTATGCCGCCTATGCCCATCGCGGCGCCTACCCGCTGATCGCGACCGCACTGCTCGCCGCCGCTTTCGTGCTGGTGGCGATGCGCCCGGGCGGGCCGGCCGAAAAATCGAAGGTGATCCGGCCGCTGGTCTATCTCTGGGTGGGACAGAACGTGCTACTGGTCGCCTCATCCATCCGCCGGCTCGATCTCTATGTCGACATCTACATGCTGACCTATTGGCGGATCGCGGCGTTCATCTGGATGGGGCTGGTGGCGCTCGGCCTGATCCTGATCGTCGCGCGCATCGTGCTCGACAGGTCCAACCAATGGCTGGTCGGCGCGAATTTGATCGCATTGACGATCGTGCTCTATGGGTGCTCGCTCGTGAACTTCGACGCCTTCATCGCCGACTACAATGTCGCCCACAGCCGGGAAGTGTCGGGGAAAGGCGTGCAGATCGACATCGATTATCTCATGACGCTGGGACCGCAGGCGGTGCCCGCCATCGACAAGGCGCTTGCGCTGCGGCCCGCCGCCAGGGAGGGCTGCCTTGTGCCACGCCGCGACCGCCTTGTAGAACAGCAGCGTCAGGACCTGGCCTGGCGAAGCTGGAGCTTTCGCGACTGGCGGCTCCAGCGCAGGCTGGACGCCCAGGCGAAAGCTCGGACCGGCAGCCAGCCGGCGAGCTGA
- a CDS encoding LysE family translocator: MIQFDTLLTYVAVVLGLFLIPGPAVLLVLGRSSVGGHRVGIATGLGIATGDLLHTAMATLGLSAVLMTSALAFSLVKYAGAAYLIYLGIRALMERGEDIKLAQSRLVDTSLAFRQAVLAELLNPKTALFFLAFLPQFVRPDHGSVVAQLAILGLIFVIMSAIYTALIALVAGQVAGWLTRHRSIGRWQGRVIGTIYLGLGVRMALQQQK; encoded by the coding sequence ATGATCCAATTCGACACGTTGCTGACCTATGTCGCGGTGGTTCTCGGCCTCTTTCTCATTCCGGGTCCCGCCGTCCTCCTGGTGCTCGGGCGCTCGTCTGTGGGCGGGCATCGCGTCGGAATTGCCACCGGCCTTGGCATCGCGACTGGGGATCTGCTTCACACCGCGATGGCTACGCTTGGATTGTCGGCAGTGCTGATGACCTCGGCCCTCGCCTTCAGCCTGGTGAAGTACGCCGGCGCTGCCTACCTCATCTATCTTGGCATCCGCGCGCTTATGGAAAGAGGCGAGGATATCAAGTTGGCGCAGTCGCGTTTGGTCGACACATCGCTCGCCTTCCGGCAGGCGGTGCTGGCCGAACTGCTCAACCCGAAGACGGCGCTCTTCTTCCTGGCCTTTCTCCCACAATTCGTACGTCCCGATCACGGCTCCGTCGTTGCCCAGCTTGCAATTCTTGGCCTCATCTTCGTCATCATGAGCGCGATCTACACCGCATTGATCGCCCTCGTTGCCGGGCAAGTCGCTGGCTGGCTCACCCGTCATCGCAGCATCGGCCGCTGGCAGGGCCGCGTCATCGGGACGATCTACCTGGGACTTGGCGTTCGCATGGCCTTGCAGCAGCAAAAGTAG
- a CDS encoding alpha-ketoglutarate-dependent dioxygenase AlkB has protein sequence MTQQLGLFADPLAGPAGLRHTDNFIDAALEQALIGRIAALPLQRFQFGAFEGNRRVASFGYRYDYSLQRLAEAEPIPDWVLPIARQVEAWAGLPEASVRQVLCTEYEAGVGIGWHRDKPHFDKVLGLSLGAPCKFRFRRRSGERWERHTLEALPRSLYMMDGEARSQWEHSIPPVEARRYSITFRTMKRV, from the coding sequence ATGACGCAGCAGCTTGGCTTGTTCGCAGACCCGTTGGCCGGGCCCGCCGGGCTTCGACATACGGACAATTTTATCGATGCCGCTCTCGAGCAGGCCTTGATCGGCCGCATCGCAGCATTGCCGCTCCAACGGTTTCAGTTCGGCGCTTTCGAGGGCAATCGCCGGGTGGCGTCGTTCGGCTATCGCTACGACTATTCGCTGCAGCGCCTGGCCGAAGCAGAGCCGATCCCTGACTGGGTGCTGCCGATTGCACGGCAGGTGGAGGCTTGGGCGGGGCTGCCGGAGGCCAGCGTCCGCCAGGTGCTCTGCACCGAATATGAGGCCGGCGTCGGCATCGGCTGGCACCGCGACAAGCCGCATTTCGACAAGGTGCTCGGCCTCTCGCTGGGCGCGCCCTGCAAGTTCCGCTTCCGCCGCCGCAGCGGCGAGCGATGGGAGCGCCACACGCTGGAAGCCCTGCCGCGCTCGCTCTACATGATGGACGGCGAGGCGCGGTCGCAATGGGAGCACAGCATTCCGCCGGTGGAGGCGCGCCGCTATTCCATCACCTTCCGGACGATGAAGCGGGTCTAA
- a CDS encoding enolase C-terminal domain-like protein, translating to MTETIRIKRFQARPVIVPMNLPLQTSTGSVAKAPLVLIDCETDQGVRGHAYLFSITPSALKPLTAMVTEMSDLLAGDELLPFEIERKLAQRFTLLGLAGLQRLAQSGIDMAAWDALARSKGLPLARLLGAAPKPVRAYNSKGLGIMPAGAAVEEAHKLLAEGFHAAKIRVGRPDAREDLAVVRAVRKAVGDQVTLMCDYNQALTVTEAIRRGEMLDDEGLTWIEEPIRHDDYAGCARIADALHTPVQIGENFDSAFSMQAALTAEACDYVMPDVQRIGGVTGWLRAAALAHAAGIEMSTHLFSEVSAHLLCVTPTAHWLEYVDWADGVLATRLKIKDGFALPSEEPGNGIEWDEAAVKKYRVG from the coding sequence ATGACCGAGACCATCCGCATCAAGCGCTTCCAGGCGCGGCCCGTGATCGTGCCGATGAACCTGCCGCTCCAAACCTCGACCGGATCGGTCGCCAAGGCGCCGCTGGTGCTGATCGACTGCGAGACCGACCAGGGCGTACGCGGGCATGCCTATCTGTTCTCGATCACGCCATCGGCCTTGAAGCCGCTGACGGCGATGGTCACGGAAATGTCGGATCTCCTCGCCGGCGACGAGCTGCTGCCGTTCGAGATCGAGCGCAAGCTGGCGCAGCGCTTCACGCTGTTGGGCCTCGCCGGCCTGCAACGGCTGGCGCAATCCGGCATCGACATGGCGGCATGGGACGCGCTGGCGCGCAGCAAGGGCCTGCCGCTGGCGCGCCTGCTCGGCGCCGCGCCGAAGCCGGTGCGAGCCTACAATTCGAAAGGGCTCGGCATTATGCCGGCGGGCGCCGCGGTAGAGGAGGCGCACAAGCTGTTGGCCGAGGGTTTTCATGCCGCCAAGATCCGCGTCGGCCGGCCCGATGCGCGAGAGGATCTCGCGGTCGTGCGCGCGGTGCGCAAGGCGGTCGGCGATCAGGTGACGCTGATGTGCGACTACAATCAGGCGCTGACGGTCACCGAGGCCATCCGCCGCGGCGAGATGCTCGACGACGAAGGCCTCACCTGGATCGAGGAGCCGATCCGCCACGACGACTATGCCGGCTGCGCCCGCATCGCGGACGCGCTGCACACGCCGGTCCAGATCGGCGAGAATTTCGACAGCGCCTTCTCGATGCAGGCAGCGCTCACGGCCGAAGCCTGCGACTACGTGATGCCTGACGTGCAGCGCATCGGCGGCGTCACCGGCTGGCTCCGCGCCGCCGCGCTCGCCCATGCCGCCGGCATCGAGATGTCGACGCATCTGTTCTCGGAGGTGAGCGCGCACCTGCTCTGCGTGACGCCGACCGCGCATTGGCTGGAATATGTCGACTGGGCCGACGGGGTGCTCGCGACGCGATTGAAGATCAAGGACGGTTTTGCACTGCCGAGCGAGGAGCCCGGCAACGGGATCGAATGGGACGAGGCGGCGGTGAAGAAATATCGCGTTGGGTGA
- a CDS encoding response regulator transcription factor, whose product MAHRILIVDDEGHIREVIRVALKKAGMDVIEARDGKEALARFAADKPDLIVLDIGMPEFDGLDVCREIRKGSDVPILFLSARDEEIDRILGLEIGGDDYVTKPFSPRELVARVNVILRRLSPRNGEIKTGPGALMQGGLLIDPEQHVATFAGTPLKLTAIEFGILRAFLTRPTSVFNREQLMRAAYQLNIQVSDRTIDSHIRNIRAKLAAQNCETVIETIHGVGFKLGRCEKEA is encoded by the coding sequence TTGGCGCATCGCATTCTCATCGTCGACGACGAAGGCCACATCCGCGAGGTCATTCGTGTCGCCCTGAAGAAGGCCGGCATGGACGTGATCGAGGCGCGCGACGGCAAGGAGGCGCTCGCCCGCTTTGCCGCCGACAAGCCCGATCTGATCGTGCTCGACATCGGCATGCCCGAGTTCGACGGGCTCGATGTCTGCCGCGAAATCCGCAAGGGCTCCGACGTGCCGATCCTGTTCCTGTCGGCGCGCGACGAGGAGATCGACCGCATCCTCGGCCTCGAGATCGGCGGCGACGATTACGTGACCAAGCCGTTCAGCCCGCGCGAGCTGGTGGCGCGGGTCAACGTCATCTTGCGCCGTCTCAGTCCCCGCAACGGCGAGATCAAGACCGGCCCGGGCGCGCTCATGCAAGGTGGCCTCCTGATCGATCCCGAGCAGCATGTCGCGACCTTTGCCGGCACGCCGCTCAAGCTGACGGCGATCGAGTTCGGCATTCTGCGCGCCTTCCTGACCCGGCCGACCTCGGTGTTCAACCGCGAGCAATTGATGCGGGCGGCCTATCAGCTCAACATCCAGGTCTCCGACCGCACCATCGACAGCCATATCCGCAACATCCGCGCCAAGCTCGCCGCGCAAAATTGCGAGACCGTGATCGAGACCATCCACGGTGTCGGGTTCAAGCTCGGCCGTTGCGAGAAAGAGGCATGA
- a CDS encoding carboxylesterase family protein, protein MKNCLTFFLLLTMTTASAHGPMPARLSPPSGLVQVGLTDNDTTAGGTARLCEQVSFSRGLRYGESEANVLDIATSAIKADTPRPVLLFVTGDTFTGDRQAPELARQIEDQAMCFAARNQMIGVRVNYRLAPAATWPMGATDVAAALSWIHGNIDLFNGDAREIVAVGYGAGAFHVATLLAHPEFQADRADVAAVVLVSGIYRAGKDASDSEKAYLGTDASQYNMRSVFPGILNVDVPIVLAWAADDSPGIVAQGETLKKTLCGAGHCPRSALLRSRDGIANAFGLDGSGDSLAEPTLLLVRQLEARGLP, encoded by the coding sequence ATGAAGAATTGTCTGACATTTTTCCTGCTTCTGACCATGACCACGGCCTCCGCGCACGGGCCTATGCCGGCCCGGCTGTCGCCGCCGTCCGGTCTCGTGCAAGTGGGCCTCACCGACAACGACACCACGGCCGGCGGCACCGCGCGCCTATGCGAGCAGGTCAGCTTCTCGCGCGGGCTGCGCTATGGCGAGAGCGAGGCCAATGTGCTCGACATCGCCACCAGCGCAATCAAGGCGGACACGCCGCGGCCGGTGCTGTTGTTCGTGACCGGCGACACCTTTACCGGCGACCGCCAGGCGCCGGAACTGGCACGACAGATCGAAGACCAGGCGATGTGCTTCGCCGCGCGCAACCAGATGATCGGCGTCCGCGTCAACTATCGCCTGGCGCCTGCGGCGACCTGGCCGATGGGGGCCACCGACGTCGCGGCGGCGCTGTCCTGGATCCACGGCAATATCGACCTGTTCAACGGCGACGCCCGCGAAATCGTCGCGGTCGGCTACGGCGCCGGCGCGTTCCATGTCGCCACCCTGTTGGCGCATCCCGAGTTTCAGGCCGACCGCGCCGACGTCGCGGCCGTCGTGCTGGTGTCCGGCATCTACCGCGCAGGCAAGGATGCCAGCGACAGCGAGAAGGCGTATCTCGGCACCGACGCCAGCCAGTACAACATGCGCTCGGTCTTTCCCGGCATCCTCAATGTCGACGTGCCGATCGTGCTGGCCTGGGCCGCGGACGATTCCCCCGGCATCGTCGCGCAAGGCGAGACCCTGAAGAAGACGCTCTGCGGCGCCGGCCATTGTCCGCGCAGCGCGCTGCTGCGCAGCCGCGACGGCATCGCCAACGCCTTCGGCCTCGACGGCTCCGGTGACAGCCTCGCCGAGCCGACGCTGCTGCTGGTGCGCCAGCTCGAGGCGCGGGGACTGCCGTAG
- a CDS encoding ATP-binding protein, which produces MSAAPDKWRPSLGLVIFTVLTTVGVLPLVGLFFFRLYDNQLIRQTQAELIAQSRVLATIYAQEVTARLDSGLTLGAEVPPGVLPDPGDQVTPIRPALDLTANDLLRRRPDAQAAVRPAEPAYVEIGARLTPIIRETQKVTLAGFRILDPQGVVIAGRQEVGQSLAHIEEVADALHGQYRATLRNRVPDKPPPPIYSFSRGLGVHVFSAMPVIVNNRVAGVIYTTRTPSNIFDHLYQERGKFVLAGLAVILGTIAIGLVFSRTITLPMRELIDRAARIGRGDREAFKPLQHYGTREFAQLSHSFLGMAERLARRSDYIATFSAHLTHELKSPLTSIKGAAELLQDSVQGKSGSLTPAEQKMFITNILSDTQRLEAMAQRLRELARAESLPQNERTELAPVIADLRSRFPESEILCSGSLHRAVSMSSEKALIVLSHLADNAMRHKARTIRLEAVDQRTTLQLTVSNDGESISTPNRDRIFDAFFTTRRDQGGTGMGLAIARAVMASHGGSIRLKPTDQGAAFELQFPVA; this is translated from the coding sequence ATGAGCGCGGCTCCCGACAAATGGCGGCCGTCGCTTGGGCTTGTCATCTTCACGGTGTTGACCACTGTCGGCGTGCTGCCGCTGGTGGGCCTGTTCTTCTTCCGCCTCTACGACAACCAGCTGATCCGCCAGACCCAGGCCGAGCTGATCGCGCAGAGCCGCGTGCTCGCGACGATCTATGCGCAGGAGGTTACGGCAAGGCTCGATAGCGGCCTGACGCTCGGCGCCGAGGTACCGCCAGGCGTGCTGCCCGATCCCGGCGACCAGGTCACGCCGATCCGCCCCGCGCTCGATCTCACTGCTAACGACCTGCTGCGGCGGCGGCCGGATGCACAGGCAGCGGTCCGGCCGGCCGAGCCGGCCTATGTCGAGATCGGCGCCAGGCTGACGCCGATCATCCGCGAGACCCAGAAGGTGACGCTGGCGGGCTTTCGCATCCTCGATCCGCAGGGCGTGGTGATCGCCGGCCGGCAGGAGGTCGGGCAATCGCTCGCCCATATCGAGGAGGTCGCGGACGCTCTCCACGGGCAATACCGCGCCACCTTGCGCAACCGCGTGCCGGACAAGCCGCCGCCGCCGATCTACTCCTTCAGCCGCGGCCTCGGCGTGCATGTGTTCTCGGCGATGCCCGTCATCGTCAACAACCGCGTCGCGGGGGTGATCTACACCACGCGCACGCCGAGCAACATCTTCGACCATCTCTACCAGGAACGCGGCAAGTTCGTGCTGGCCGGGCTCGCCGTGATCCTCGGCACCATCGCGATCGGCCTCGTGTTCTCGCGCACCATCACGTTGCCGATGCGTGAGCTGATCGACCGCGCCGCCCGAATCGGCCGCGGCGACCGCGAGGCGTTCAAGCCGCTGCAGCATTACGGCACACGCGAGTTCGCCCAGCTCTCGCACAGCTTCCTCGGCATGGCCGAGCGGCTCGCAAGGCGCTCGGACTATATCGCGACGTTCTCGGCCCACCTCACCCACGAGCTGAAATCGCCGCTGACGTCGATCAAGGGCGCGGCCGAGCTGCTACAGGACTCAGTTCAGGGCAAATCGGGCAGCCTGACGCCAGCCGAGCAGAAGATGTTCATCACCAACATCCTGTCCGATACCCAGCGGCTGGAGGCGATGGCGCAGCGGCTGCGTGAGCTCGCCCGCGCCGAAAGCCTGCCGCAGAACGAGCGGACCGAGCTTGCCCCCGTGATCGCCGACCTCAGGAGCCGCTTCCCGGAAAGCGAAATTCTGTGCAGTGGGAGCCTTCATCGAGCGGTCAGCATGTCCAGCGAGAAGGCGCTGATCGTGCTGTCGCATCTCGCCGACAATGCGATGCGGCACAAGGCGAGGACAATCAGGCTGGAGGCGGTGGACCAGCGCACGACCCTGCAGCTGACGGTGAGCAATGACGGCGAGTCGATCTCGACACCCAACCGCGATAGGATCTTCGACGCCTTCTTCACCACCCGCCGCGACCAGGGCGGCACCGGGATGGGGCTGGCGATCGCGCGCGCGGTAATGGCGAGCCATGGCGGCTCGATCAGGCTCAAGCCCACAGACCAGGGCGCGGCCTTCGAGCTCCAATTCCCGGTCGCCTAG